A stretch of the Paucidesulfovibrio longus DSM 6739 genome encodes the following:
- a CDS encoding LytR/AlgR family response regulator transcription factor produces MPDAKHIRTVIVDDEPPALGQLEYLLSRFEDVELAAAVDSGPDAPEIILREQPDLVFLDIEMPGKNGFQVLKEVMSMAKPPLVVFATAFDEHAIRAFEENTVDYVLKPISVQRLEKTLERVRALLERPRQDAPDRSLEALLAKMGLGPGMVRIQAEDAGRNILLTPDEVLYFSCQDRRVVAHTPDNAYSCPSEATLEKIEERLAGAGFFRANRSELINLDYVRGYSPWLNGKYVITMRHREAVEIVLSKSRVKDFKTLLGI; encoded by the coding sequence ATGCCGGACGCAAAACACATCCGCACCGTCATCGTGGACGACGAACCGCCCGCTCTGGGCCAGCTGGAATATCTGCTTTCCAGGTTCGAGGACGTCGAGCTTGCCGCAGCCGTGGATTCCGGACCGGACGCGCCCGAAATCATCCTGCGCGAACAACCCGACCTCGTATTCCTGGACATCGAGATGCCCGGCAAGAACGGCTTCCAGGTGCTCAAGGAAGTCATGAGCATGGCGAAACCGCCGCTGGTGGTCTTTGCCACGGCCTTTGACGAGCACGCCATTCGCGCTTTCGAGGAAAACACCGTGGATTACGTGCTCAAGCCCATTTCCGTGCAGCGCCTGGAGAAAACCCTGGAAAGGGTCCGCGCGCTGCTCGAACGCCCCCGCCAGGACGCCCCGGACAGGAGCCTGGAGGCGCTGCTTGCCAAAATGGGCCTGGGGCCGGGCATGGTCCGCATCCAGGCCGAAGACGCGGGCAGGAACATCCTGCTGACCCCGGACGAAGTTCTCTATTTCAGCTGCCAGGACCGCCGCGTTGTCGCGCACACTCCGGACAACGCCTACAGCTGCCCCAGCGAGGCCACCCTTGAGAAGATCGAGGAACGCCTAGCCGGAGCAGGCTTCTTTCGGGCAAACCGCTCAGAGCTGATCAACCTCGACTACGTGCGCGGCTATTCCCCCTGGCTCAACGGCAAGTACGTGATCACCATGCGGCATCGCGAAGCCGTGGAAATCGTGCTCAGCAAGAGCCGGGTCAAGGATTTCAAAACCCTCCTCGGCATCTGA
- a CDS encoding fumarate reductase — protein MTVETSILAGRPSKWDGILDCCQMLSGAGLILFMWAHMTLVASVLIGPGVMNAIAEFFESTGMAQVGGPMIFLLFLFHFLLAARKLPFRFEGMKTIFSHAKLIRHTDTWLWIVQAVSAMIILIMGSIHMWVVLTDLPITAAKSAGRIQGGFWTGFYLLLLPMVELHVGVGLYRIAVKWGFIKSDGRKGFHKGENILTLLFICIGLATLIRFWFINAQV, from the coding sequence ATGACCGTTGAAACCAGCATCCTCGCTGGCAGGCCGTCGAAGTGGGACGGCATTCTGGACTGTTGCCAGATGCTGTCCGGCGCGGGCCTGATCCTTTTCATGTGGGCCCACATGACGTTGGTGGCGAGTGTCCTGATCGGACCGGGCGTGATGAACGCCATCGCCGAGTTCTTCGAAAGCACGGGAATGGCGCAGGTCGGCGGACCGATGATCTTCCTGCTCTTTCTCTTCCACTTCCTGCTCGCGGCGCGCAAGCTCCCGTTCCGCTTCGAGGGCATGAAGACCATCTTTTCCCACGCGAAACTGATCCGGCACACGGATACCTGGCTCTGGATCGTCCAGGCGGTCTCGGCCATGATCATCCTGATCATGGGCTCCATCCACATGTGGGTCGTGCTCACGGACCTGCCCATCACCGCGGCGAAATCCGCCGGGCGCATCCAGGGCGGCTTCTGGACGGGGTTCTACCTGCTGCTCCTGCCCATGGTGGAGCTGCACGTGGGCGTGGGCCTCTACCGCATCGCGGTCAAGTGGGGCTTCATCAAGTCCGACGGGCGCAAAGGCTTCCACAAGGGCGAGAACATCCTCACCCTGCTTTTCATATGCATCGGACTGGCGACCCTGATCCGGTTCTGGTTCATCAACGCGCAGGTCTAG
- a CDS encoding SDR family oxidoreductase, producing the protein MVLVAGASGYLGGHVVRELHRQGYRVRVLVRTPEQADLLREVSDERVVAEVTRPETLQGVCDGVDWIFSSVGITRQKDGLTYMDVDYRGNRNLLDEALRAGAKRFLYVSVLHGDRLRHLAITAAKERFVEELRAAPIQGCVVRPTGFFSDMDDLLRLAGCGRVWLFGDGSFRANPVHGSDLAEACVRQLRDAEPERTVGGPEVLRHDEMAGAAFAALGKPVRISFLPLWLVPPLLWLLRRLTPLSVYGPLEFFLTVFSRDMVAPTFGSWTLAAHYRERAATLGREAS; encoded by the coding sequence ATGGTGCTGGTGGCTGGGGCGAGCGGCTATCTCGGCGGGCACGTCGTCCGGGAGCTGCACCGGCAGGGCTACCGCGTTCGGGTGCTCGTCCGCACCCCGGAGCAGGCCGATCTGCTGCGGGAGGTTTCGGACGAGCGGGTCGTGGCCGAGGTCACCCGGCCTGAAACCCTGCAAGGGGTCTGCGACGGCGTGGACTGGATCTTCAGCAGCGTGGGCATCACCCGGCAGAAGGACGGCCTGACCTACATGGACGTGGATTACCGGGGCAACCGCAACCTGCTGGACGAGGCGTTGCGGGCCGGAGCAAAGCGTTTCCTCTATGTTTCGGTGCTGCACGGCGACCGCCTGCGGCATCTGGCCATCACAGCCGCCAAGGAGCGCTTCGTGGAGGAGCTGCGCGCCGCCCCGATTCAGGGCTGCGTGGTCCGACCGACGGGGTTTTTCTCGGACATGGACGACCTGCTGCGGCTGGCCGGGTGCGGGCGGGTCTGGCTCTTCGGCGACGGGAGCTTCCGGGCCAACCCGGTGCATGGTTCGGATCTGGCCGAGGCCTGCGTGCGCCAGCTGCGGGACGCCGAACCCGAACGGACCGTGGGCGGGCCGGAGGTTCTGCGCCACGACGAGATGGCCGGGGCCGCGTTCGCCGCACTGGGCAAGCCCGTGCGCATTTCCTTCCTGCCCCTTTGGCTCGTTCCTCCGCTGCTCTGGCTGCTGCGCCGCCTGACGCCGCTCTCCGTGTACGGACCTCTGGAGTTCTTCCTCACGGTCTTCAGCCGGGACATGGTCGCGCCGACCTTCGGCAGCTGGACGCTGGCCGCGCATTATCGCGAACGCGCCGCAACGCTCGGGCGCGAAGCCTCCTGA
- a CDS encoding cobalamin B12-binding domain-containing protein, with protein MRRETNSILDQHDDLSVRELAHKYFHLLLDGERRAASELILDAVARGTDIRDIYLGVFQPVQYEIGRLWQADEISVAAEHYCTAATQLIISQLFPYIAASPKIGRTMVGCCVGGELHELGMRVVCDFFEMEGWNTFFLGANTPDDAVIASLRESRAELLGISVTMTYNVHLVRRLVAAVKASDLNGRVRILVGGLPFQLSPGLLADVGGDATARNALHAVRVGARLVGGGA; from the coding sequence ATGAGGCGTGAAACGAATTCCATTCTGGATCAGCATGACGATCTGTCCGTTCGGGAGCTGGCGCACAAATATTTTCATCTGCTGCTGGACGGAGAGCGCCGCGCCGCGTCGGAGTTGATTCTCGACGCCGTGGCGAGGGGCACGGACATTCGGGACATCTACCTCGGCGTGTTCCAGCCCGTGCAATACGAAATCGGCAGGCTCTGGCAGGCCGACGAGATTTCCGTCGCCGCGGAGCACTACTGCACCGCCGCCACCCAGCTGATCATCTCCCAGCTCTTCCCGTACATCGCCGCCAGCCCGAAAATCGGTCGGACCATGGTCGGGTGCTGCGTCGGAGGGGAACTCCACGAACTGGGCATGCGGGTGGTCTGCGATTTTTTCGAGATGGAAGGGTGGAATACCTTCTTTCTCGGAGCGAACACGCCTGACGACGCCGTGATCGCGTCGCTCCGGGAGAGCCGGGCCGAGCTGCTGGGAATATCCGTGACCATGACCTACAACGTCCACCTCGTGCGCCGGCTGGTGGCCGCCGTGAAGGCTTCGGACCTGAACGGACGGGTGCGGATTCTGGTCGGCGGCCTGCCCTTTCAGCTCAGTCCGGGACTGCTGGCCGACGTCGGCGGGGACGCCACGGCCCGGAACGCTCTCCATGCGGTCCGGGTGGGGGCGAGGCTCGTGGGAGGGGGCGCCTGA
- a CDS encoding sensor histidine kinase gives MKDVLADDLGLFDRAALPSRFEDLLDVASREKYRAFLKAVTTHGAALSWELNVLLEKGPEAMSFFGFFSEERVFCIVSRSPHQLFQLYDELLRMLNEQSERLRASQKECAQLRSSDDARYADFMSLNNELVNARRELTLKNFQIEAQERRIRSIINAVPEALFVVLRSGCVRFANQAALSLFDGCPELGERWLPMIRECVSESGEVCMLGDDRVNMELRATEIEWEGETAFLVSMRDVTARNRLEEVREEMDRIAKHDIKSPLGGIIGLSGMLRESKEVPEKERELMGMIQDAGFRILNMVNRSLDLYKMERGTYVLETGDVDLVPLVLRTLNEREPLASARQLGMDVSLNGRPLEKGDKAVVCADEALCYSMLGNLVTNAVEASPAGGIVRVELEQSETGTLIRILNQGAVPEQIRDRFFEKFVTAGKRYGTGIGTYSARLIARTLGGDIAMRTDERTGTAVTIRLS, from the coding sequence GTGAAAGACGTGCTCGCCGACGATCTTGGGCTGTTTGACCGGGCCGCGCTTCCGAGTCGGTTCGAAGACTTGCTCGACGTCGCCTCGCGGGAGAAGTATCGCGCGTTTCTCAAGGCCGTGACCACGCACGGGGCCGCGCTATCCTGGGAATTGAACGTGCTTCTGGAAAAGGGGCCGGAGGCCATGAGTTTTTTCGGCTTCTTTTCGGAGGAGCGGGTCTTTTGCATTGTTTCCAGGTCGCCGCACCAATTGTTCCAGCTGTATGACGAGCTGCTGCGGATGCTCAACGAGCAGTCCGAGCGTCTGCGCGCCTCGCAGAAAGAGTGCGCCCAGCTTCGAAGCAGCGACGACGCCCGCTATGCCGATTTCATGAGCCTGAACAATGAACTCGTGAACGCCCGCCGGGAACTGACGCTCAAGAATTTTCAGATCGAGGCCCAGGAGCGGCGGATTCGTTCGATCATCAACGCGGTTCCAGAGGCGTTGTTCGTGGTGCTGCGAAGCGGCTGCGTTCGCTTCGCCAACCAGGCGGCCTTGTCGCTGTTCGACGGTTGTCCCGAATTGGGAGAGCGATGGTTGCCCATGATCCGGGAATGCGTGAGCGAATCCGGCGAGGTCTGCATGCTCGGAGACGACCGTGTGAACATGGAGCTGCGCGCCACGGAAATAGAGTGGGAGGGGGAGACGGCTTTCCTGGTTTCCATGCGCGACGTCACCGCCAGAAATCGGCTGGAGGAGGTGCGCGAGGAGATGGACCGCATCGCCAAGCATGACATCAAATCCCCGCTGGGAGGGATCATCGGCCTTTCCGGAATGCTGCGCGAGAGCAAGGAGGTTCCGGAAAAGGAGCGCGAGCTGATGGGGATGATCCAGGACGCGGGATTCCGCATCCTGAACATGGTCAACCGTTCGCTGGACCTCTACAAGATGGAGCGGGGAACCTACGTCCTGGAGACCGGGGACGTGGATCTCGTGCCGCTGGTGCTGCGGACCCTGAACGAGCGCGAACCGCTCGCCTCCGCGCGCCAACTGGGAATGGACGTGTCCCTGAACGGCCGGCCCCTGGAAAAAGGCGACAAGGCCGTGGTTTGCGCGGACGAGGCGCTTTGCTATTCGATGCTGGGCAACCTCGTGACCAACGCCGTGGAGGCGTCCCCGGCAGGGGGCATCGTACGTGTGGAGCTGGAACAATCGGAGACGGGAACCCTGATCCGCATCCTGAATCAGGGGGCGGTGCCGGAGCAGATCCGCGATCGTTTCTTCGAGAAATTCGTGACCGCGGGCAAGCGCTACGGCACGGGGATCGGTACCTATTCCGCCCGGCTCATCGCCCGGACCCTCGGCGGCGACATCGCCATGCGAACGGACGAGCGGACAGGAACGGCGGTGACGATTCGGTTGTCCTGA
- a CDS encoding M16 family metallopeptidase, giving the protein MFRKFLLIGALLMTASCSGKTPASPAPGVEGFDFAQAVSQAEAPLVTRLENGMTVLVKEDDRFPLVNVRLYVHAGSAYEDPSQAGISHLLEHMVFKGSANRAPGETARRIESVGGSLNAGTSWDYTTYYVEVPDTEWKLGLDTVRDLAFLANIDPKELEPEKEVVLSELERGEDAPGSKLFKTLQGMVWPGTSYEWPIIGFRDTVSKLHAQDIKNYIARLYQPQSMLLTITGKVDAAKVMDEVRATYGQFKNTHDVKPVTPEPLPTPKGAQITVIPGKWNKVYLGIAFPIPDMGSAKSTGLEVLGQLLGGDDTSLLYRTFKYDKRLVDDISAYAMTLDRVGMFYVSATLDVENVDKFWAELLNFFSGLDASAISDRELERAKLNLADSLFLTKETLSGLASKLGMFQFFYGGQNAEQNYLYELSHVDRAELGDLMAEFLRPDRLSGVLLTPEGSEISAAALKTGVEMRWPGPEKGKIAQAAPEEGQVREIALPGGSSLVLLPDHTLPYTALSVYWPGGDGSLTPDEQGLSMLTAMALTRGTPKMTATQIEDYLSDRAASAAATAGRDTFAFNAKYPSWFAGDLLPLFEDMLTSPTWPLKEIDRAKQDQIATIKLREDKPLGLAFRHIFPFLYQDGPYGYLHAGEAEAVRHFSPDAVKEYWERQSQKPFVLAVCGTFDPKAIEAFASRLATEMTRPGQEYTYAKPRWGVEKQAALHLPDRNQAHLLTIFPTPGTEDLEASAGLTLLRAALSGQSGLLFRDLRDKQGLGYTVTAMLWQAPKTGFLAFYIGTEPEKVAQAENGFEKTVKMLREAPLPEDELERAKNVINGEYYQDHQTLLSRSRQAANLLVQGLDRDMEKQLIDKAKTLGPKDLQELARKYLIWDQAYSMTVNP; this is encoded by the coding sequence ATGTTCCGTAAATTTCTGCTCATCGGGGCGCTGCTCATGACGGCGTCGTGCTCTGGGAAAACCCCCGCCTCCCCCGCCCCCGGCGTCGAAGGCTTCGATTTTGCTCAGGCCGTGTCCCAGGCCGAGGCCCCCCTCGTGACCCGGCTCGAGAACGGCATGACCGTTCTCGTCAAGGAAGACGACCGCTTCCCCCTCGTCAACGTGCGGCTCTACGTGCACGCGGGCTCCGCCTATGAGGATCCGTCCCAGGCGGGCATCAGCCACCTGCTGGAGCACATGGTCTTCAAGGGCTCGGCCAACCGCGCTCCGGGCGAGACGGCGCGCCGCATCGAATCCGTGGGCGGCAGCCTGAACGCCGGGACCAGCTGGGACTACACCACCTATTACGTCGAGGTTCCGGACACGGAATGGAAGCTCGGCCTGGACACCGTGCGCGACCTGGCCTTCCTGGCCAACATCGACCCCAAGGAACTGGAACCGGAAAAGGAAGTGGTGCTCTCCGAGCTGGAGCGCGGCGAGGACGCCCCCGGCTCCAAGCTCTTCAAGACCCTTCAGGGCATGGTCTGGCCGGGAACGAGCTACGAGTGGCCCATCATCGGCTTCCGCGACACCGTTTCCAAGCTGCACGCCCAGGACATCAAGAACTACATCGCCCGTCTCTACCAGCCGCAATCCATGCTCCTGACCATCACGGGCAAGGTGGACGCGGCCAAGGTCATGGACGAGGTCCGCGCCACCTACGGCCAGTTCAAGAACACCCACGACGTGAAGCCCGTGACCCCGGAACCGCTGCCCACCCCCAAGGGGGCGCAGATCACGGTCATTCCCGGCAAGTGGAACAAGGTCTACCTCGGCATCGCCTTCCCCATTCCGGACATGGGCTCGGCCAAGTCCACCGGACTGGAAGTGCTCGGCCAGCTTCTGGGAGGCGACGACACCTCCCTGCTCTACCGCACCTTCAAGTACGACAAGCGGCTCGTGGACGACATCTCGGCCTACGCCATGACCCTGGACCGGGTCGGCATGTTCTACGTTTCGGCCACGCTGGACGTGGAGAACGTGGACAAGTTCTGGGCGGAGCTTCTGAACTTCTTCTCCGGCCTGGACGCCTCGGCCATTTCGGACCGCGAACTGGAGCGGGCCAAGCTGAATCTCGCCGATTCCCTGTTCCTGACCAAGGAAACCCTCTCCGGGCTGGCCTCCAAGCTCGGCATGTTCCAGTTCTTCTACGGCGGACAGAACGCGGAGCAGAACTATCTGTATGAACTCTCCCATGTGGACCGCGCCGAACTCGGCGACCTGATGGCCGAATTCCTGCGGCCCGACAGGCTCTCCGGCGTGCTGCTCACCCCGGAAGGCTCGGAGATCAGCGCCGCCGCCCTGAAGACGGGCGTGGAGATGCGCTGGCCCGGCCCGGAAAAGGGCAAGATCGCCCAGGCCGCGCCCGAAGAGGGCCAGGTGCGCGAAATCGCATTGCCGGGCGGCAGCAGCCTCGTGCTCCTGCCGGACCATACCCTGCCCTACACGGCTCTCTCCGTGTACTGGCCGGGCGGCGACGGCTCCCTGACCCCGGACGAACAGGGCCTGTCCATGCTCACGGCCATGGCCCTGACGCGGGGCACCCCGAAGATGACCGCCACCCAGATCGAGGACTATCTCTCGGACAGGGCGGCCAGCGCGGCGGCCACCGCGGGCCGCGACACCTTCGCCTTCAACGCCAAGTATCCCTCCTGGTTCGCGGGCGACCTGCTGCCTCTCTTCGAGGACATGCTCACCTCGCCCACCTGGCCGCTGAAGGAGATCGACAGGGCCAAGCAGGACCAGATCGCAACCATCAAGCTCCGCGAGGACAAGCCCCTGGGGCTGGCCTTCCGGCACATCTTCCCCTTCCTCTACCAGGACGGTCCCTACGGCTATCTCCACGCGGGCGAAGCCGAGGCGGTCAGGCACTTCAGCCCGGACGCGGTCAAGGAATACTGGGAGCGCCAGTCGCAAAAGCCCTTTGTGCTCGCCGTCTGCGGCACCTTCGACCCCAAGGCCATCGAGGCGTTCGCCTCGCGGCTGGCCACGGAAATGACCAGGCCCGGCCAGGAGTATACCTACGCCAAGCCGCGCTGGGGCGTTGAGAAGCAGGCCGCCCTGCACCTGCCCGACCGCAACCAGGCCCACCTGCTGACCATCTTCCCCACGCCGGGCACCGAAGACCTGGAAGCCAGCGCGGGGCTGACCCTGCTGCGCGCGGCGCTCTCGGGCCAGAGCGGGCTGCTCTTCCGCGACCTGCGCGACAAGCAGGGCCTCGGCTACACGGTCACGGCCATGCTCTGGCAGGCGCCCAAGACCGGGTTCCTGGCCTTCTACATCGGCACGGAGCCGGAAAAGGTCGCGCAGGCGGAAAACGGATTCGAGAAGACCGTGAAGATGCTCCGGGAAGCGCCCCTGCCCGAAGACGAGCTGGAACGCGCCAAGAACGTCATCAACGGCGAATACTACCAGGATCACCAGACCTTGCTCTCGCGCAGCAGGCAGGCCGCCAACCTGCTCGTGCAGGGCCTGGACCGCGACATGGAGAAGCAGCTCATCGACAAGGCCAAGACCCTCGGCCCCAAGGACCTTCAGGAACTGGCCCGCAAATACCTGATCTGGGACCAGGCCTACAGCATGACGGTCAACCCCTGA
- a CDS encoding carbon starvation CstA family protein, which yields MLFFLFCVGLLIAGYFTYGVFVEKVFGIEPNRTTPAYALEDGIDYTPMPKWKLIFIQVLDIAGIGPIFGPILGALYGPVALIWIVIGCIFAGAVHDYFSGMLSVRNKGASIPEVVGEYMGMSARQVMRIFSFVLLMLVGVVFVLSPAKLLNGITGIDTPILVAVIFAYYFLATILPIDKIIGRIYPLLGLLLLSMTTALAVALFVSPHAILPTLDFATNFHPADKPIWPLLFITISCSALSGFHSTQSPLMARCVKNEREGRSVFYGSMIIEGIIGLIWCTLGLSFYDNPQALQAVISAGSPAAVVAEVSNSLLGAVGGTLAIIAVIVLPITSGDTAFRSTRLIVAETFKMEQSKASKRLLIAVPLFVLGYIISTQNFSTIWRYFGFANQSLAALVLWTSAVYLAQRGKLHWIATVPATFMTAVCVAFIASAQIGFNLDFTTSTVIGVVFAAASFILFMVKYAHGGKLASDNA from the coding sequence ATGCTCTTCTTTCTCTTTTGCGTCGGCCTGCTCATCGCGGGCTACTTCACCTACGGCGTCTTCGTCGAAAAGGTCTTCGGCATCGAGCCGAACCGGACCACCCCGGCGTATGCCCTGGAAGACGGCATCGACTACACGCCCATGCCGAAATGGAAGCTGATCTTCATCCAGGTGCTGGACATCGCCGGCATCGGCCCCATCTTCGGTCCCATCCTGGGCGCGCTCTACGGCCCCGTCGCCCTGATCTGGATCGTCATCGGCTGCATCTTCGCAGGCGCGGTCCACGACTACTTCTCCGGCATGCTCTCCGTGCGCAACAAGGGCGCGAGCATCCCCGAGGTGGTCGGCGAATACATGGGCATGTCCGCCCGCCAGGTCATGCGGATCTTCTCCTTCGTGCTGCTGATGCTCGTGGGCGTGGTCTTCGTGCTCAGCCCGGCCAAGCTGCTCAACGGCATCACCGGCATCGACACCCCGATCCTGGTGGCGGTCATCTTCGCCTACTACTTCCTGGCCACGATCCTGCCCATCGACAAGATCATCGGCCGCATCTACCCGCTGCTCGGCCTGCTGCTGCTGAGCATGACCACGGCCCTGGCCGTGGCGCTGTTCGTCAGCCCCCACGCCATCCTGCCGACCCTGGACTTCGCCACCAACTTCCACCCGGCGGACAAGCCCATCTGGCCCCTGCTGTTCATCACCATCTCCTGCTCTGCCCTTTCCGGCTTCCATTCCACCCAGTCGCCGCTCATGGCCCGCTGCGTCAAGAACGAACGGGAAGGCCGCTCCGTGTTCTACGGCTCCATGATCATCGAGGGCATCATCGGCCTGATCTGGTGCACCCTGGGCCTGTCCTTCTACGACAACCCCCAGGCCCTCCAGGCCGTGATCAGCGCCGGATCCCCGGCAGCCGTGGTCGCGGAGGTGTCCAACTCGCTGCTCGGCGCGGTCGGCGGCACCCTGGCCATCATCGCGGTCATCGTCCTGCCCATCACCAGCGGCGACACCGCGTTCCGCTCCACCCGGCTGATCGTGGCCGAGACCTTCAAGATGGAACAGAGCAAGGCTTCCAAGCGTCTTTTGATCGCCGTGCCCCTGTTCGTCCTGGGCTACATCATCTCCACCCAGAACTTCTCGACCATCTGGCGCTACTTCGGCTTCGCCAACCAGAGCCTGGCCGCCCTGGTCCTGTGGACCTCCGCGGTGTATCTGGCCCAGCGCGGCAAGCTGCACTGGATCGCCACGGTTCCCGCGACCTTCATGACCGCGGTCTGCGTGGCCTTCATCGCCAGCGCCCAGATCGGCTTCAACCTGGACTTCACCACTTCCACGGTCATCGGCGTGGTCTTTGCCGCGGCGTCCTTCATCCTCTTCATGGTCAAGTACGCCCACGGCGGAAAGCTCGCGTCCGACAACGCCTGA
- a CDS encoding LytS/YhcK type 5TM receptor domain-containing protein: MKALEIVIILAERFGLLAGAVFLLLTFAPVRKFGFARRQNKNKTLILILFFGAFGIVGTYTGNSVFQSVANLRAMAVITGGLFGGPVVGIGAGLIAGLHRVLFDLHGFSAVPCGLATFLEGATAGYISYRIGQRAMTWQIAAPLAIVGESCHMLLVLALSRPFSEALRLVEVIAPPMIIINALGAALFVELINVFFQDREKRESLHAQQILDIANMTVSHLRSGLNLESARQTALILHTHVRLAAVAITDTRNVLAHVGEGDDHHLPASPIKTEATREVLRTGGPRFITDRGGIGCDVADCPHTSAIIVPLTKAGLIVGTLKFYGSETTPLNNTLYELGKGLGNLFSTQLELEDLRIKEHMLAHAEIRRLQAQINPHFLFNSLNTISAFCRTNAEKAQELMTDLSLYMRKNLDSSRGFIPLSDELAQVRSYLTIEKARFGERINVEWCIDETLTSWPIPPLIIQPLVENCIRHGFTNKVRGALVIIRAEKRDGLLHVAVEDNGGGMDEAKVRSLLKKSELESCREGIGVRNCAQRLEQIYGPEYSLSISSTPGQGTLVSFAIPPRPMRAAMDPAQDRSAPTA; the protein is encoded by the coding sequence GTGAAAGCCCTCGAAATCGTCATCATCCTTGCGGAACGCTTCGGCCTGCTGGCCGGGGCCGTGTTTCTCCTGCTCACCTTCGCGCCGGTACGCAAATTCGGCTTCGCCCGGCGGCAGAACAAGAACAAGACCCTGATCCTCATCCTCTTTTTCGGGGCCTTCGGCATCGTCGGCACCTACACGGGCAACTCCGTGTTCCAGTCCGTGGCCAACCTGAGGGCCATGGCCGTAATCACGGGCGGCCTTTTCGGCGGGCCGGTCGTGGGCATCGGCGCGGGACTCATCGCGGGCCTGCACCGGGTGCTTTTCGACCTGCACGGCTTCAGCGCCGTTCCCTGCGGTCTGGCGACCTTCCTCGAAGGCGCGACAGCGGGCTACATCTCCTACCGCATCGGCCAGCGGGCCATGACCTGGCAGATCGCCGCGCCCCTGGCCATCGTGGGCGAATCCTGCCACATGCTTCTCGTCCTGGCACTGTCCCGCCCCTTCAGCGAGGCGCTGCGGCTCGTGGAGGTCATCGCTCCGCCCATGATCATCATCAACGCCCTGGGCGCGGCCCTTTTCGTGGAACTGATCAACGTCTTCTTCCAGGACCGGGAAAAACGGGAATCCCTGCACGCGCAACAGATTCTGGACATCGCGAACATGACCGTGAGCCACCTGCGTTCCGGCCTCAATCTCGAATCGGCCCGGCAGACCGCCCTGATCCTGCATACCCACGTGCGCCTCGCGGCCGTGGCCATCACGGACACGCGCAACGTGCTCGCCCACGTGGGCGAGGGGGACGACCACCACCTGCCCGCCTCGCCCATCAAGACCGAAGCCACGCGCGAGGTGCTGCGCACCGGCGGACCCCGCTTCATCACGGACCGAGGCGGCATCGGCTGCGACGTGGCCGACTGCCCGCACACCAGCGCCATCATCGTGCCCCTGACCAAGGCCGGGCTGATCGTGGGCACGCTCAAATTCTACGGCAGCGAGACGACCCCCCTGAACAACACGCTCTACGAGCTGGGCAAGGGCCTGGGCAACCTATTTTCCACCCAGCTGGAGCTGGAGGATCTGCGCATCAAGGAACACATGCTCGCCCATGCCGAAATCCGCAGGCTCCAGGCCCAGATCAACCCGCACTTCCTCTTCAACTCCCTGAACACCATCAGCGCCTTCTGCCGCACCAACGCGGAAAAGGCCCAGGAGCTGATGACCGATCTTTCCTTATACATGCGCAAAAACCTGGACTCTAGCCGGGGATTCATTCCCCTTTCGGACGAATTGGCCCAGGTCCGCTCCTACCTGACCATCGAGAAGGCCCGTTTCGGCGAGCGCATCAACGTGGAATGGTGCATCGACGAGACGCTGACCAGCTGGCCCATCCCGCCGCTGATCATCCAGCCTCTGGTGGAGAACTGCATCCGTCACGGCTTCACCAACAAGGTTCGCGGCGCCCTGGTGATCATCCGGGCGGAGAAACGGGACGGCCTGCTGCACGTGGCCGTGGAGGACAACGGCGGCGGCATGGACGAGGCCAAGGTCCGCTCGCTGCTCAAGAAGTCCGAGCTGGAATCCTGCCGCGAGGGCATCGGCGTTCGCAACTGCGCGCAGCGCCTGGAGCAGATCTACGGACCGGAATACTCTCTGAGCATCAGCAGCACGCCGGGCCAGGGCACGCTCGTGAGCTTCGCCATCCCTCCCCGCCCCATGCGCGCCGCCATGGACCCAGCGCAGGACCGCTCCGCACCGACGGCCTGA